The following are encoded together in the Culex pipiens pallens isolate TS chromosome 1, TS_CPP_V2, whole genome shotgun sequence genome:
- the LOC120425014 gene encoding uncharacterized protein LOC120425014 translates to MAHARQEVLHKHASPNTILHCIYGFYYLKLSKTQLAKIYCKHPSTISNWIEKYDENELCSRKEREQVYIKFSPSERSYLIDLYKSCPVLLLDEAKQRFQLKFGKQISITTINRILHAEGYSWKVLERRAVQLRTQDVCRYQAELSVLMWDIHNLVFLDEFAVDNRGILRTKGYAPIGERIVFRGEFTRRPRVSMLSFLGVNGLLESFSVEGTFTRVKFFECVRAFATSGRVMQHPGVYSIWILDGARIHCHHAIIEYLRSIGVIAIFLPAYAPFYNPIELVFGYLKRYLKRTYVENSSEDLLVVIAKALKQWKNRDCSKIFRKCGYFSGGLFDPSVGFNKACKV, encoded by the coding sequence ATGGCGCATGCTCGGCAGGAAGTGCTTCACAAGCACGCTTCCCCCAACACGATTCTCCATTGCATTTACGGCTTTTACTACTTAAAACTAAGTAAAACTCAACTGGCCAAAATTTATTGCAAGCACCCATCTACGATTTCAAACTGGATTGAAAAGTACGACGAAAACGAGCTTTGCTCGAGGAAGGAAAGGGAGCAGGTGTATATAAAATTTTCACCGTCCGAAAGGTCATATTTGATCGACCTTTACAAGTCTTGTCCTGTTCTTCTTCTGGACGAGGCGAAACAACGGTTCCAGCTCAAGTTCGGCAAGCAAATAAGCATTACAACCATCAATCGCATATTGCATGCCGAAGGATACAGCTGGAAAGTTCTGGAGCGTCGAGCGGTGCAGTTGCGGACTCAAGATGTATGCCGGTATCAAGCTGAACTATCTGTTCTAATGTGGGACATTCATAATTTGGTGTTTCTTGATGAGTTTGCTGTTGACAACCGAGGAATATTAAGGACCAAGGGGTACGCTCCTATTGGTGAGCGGATCGTGTTCCGAGGCGAGTTTACTCGCCGCCCAAGAGTTTCAATGCTGAGTTTTCTGGGCGTTAACGGATTGCTCGAGTCGTTTTCCGTGGAAGGTACCTTCACTAGGGTAAAGTTTTTCGAGTGTGTGAGAGCGTTTGCTACATCGGGCCGCGTGATGCAACATCCAGGAGTCTACTCGATCTGGATCCTCGACGGTGCGAGGATCCATTGTCACCATGCGATCATCGAGTACCTGCGATCAATTGGAGTAATCGCGATTTTCTTGCCAGCCTACGCACCATTCTACAACCCGATCGAGCTAGTGTTCGGGTATCTGAAGCGGTACCTTAAACGTACCTACGTTGAAAATAGCTCTGAAGATCTCCTAGTGGTGATTGCAAAGGCGTTGAAACAGTGGAAAAATAGAGATTGCTCCAAGATCTTCAGGAAATGTGGATATTTTTCGGGGGGTCTCTTTGATCCAAGTGTGGGTTTTAATAAAGCTTGTAAGGTTTAG